In one Gadus morhua chromosome 15, gadMor3.0, whole genome shotgun sequence genomic region, the following are encoded:
- the LOC115560382 gene encoding uncharacterized protein LOC115560382, giving the protein MQSEVEPTLTEGSGKPPTKFCACGNKMSGADSHTACIRCLGLEHAMAALAFPPTCEHCTLFSNKTRKRRLTKQAKLSTDDPVMGVTDPPLPELAGGSRGLSAPLGTSWGSEVDLTDASQPLELTQPDAFEASLLEGPEEAEGDHSESGGESISLGSEEDEDDDSFSPRTASPMVVAGGACTPSPNPAVSMDLHEACKRAAVRLKIEWPEALVETATSRYEGKRLPKAKASTSLLLPAFPECLEEATRSWGKPLSAKIPVQGGSGLDWAGMEEKGFSHLPPVEPLLASHLHPTQKSAMTSASPTLPSRADSFQSSMTEKGYKAMATTVKALNASSLLLAYQAELELDMSSSPTPALWDELCVVTDLCLRLHRSAVQASGRAMALMVAQERARWLNLSSLSLREKTQLLDVPVDPKGLFGPAYDVMLKRWEEKKREGEALRLCLPRRAPFPANAPGQVFTQPRAPPPAYRGQKRQPHPTHRAGRGQNKPPEHSGAWARKPPAPGVAPGLQRACSKPCKRRAEGHTAFTVHDAKERRVGPAESSVEPQQCLADTCMCTSTHQCPTSHMCPPSPNHYSLKMFASAHPGSEPRAQLLVKTKKMKKMINIKKEQNVIRRCLVGVRSGAQPTTPVRAGTTAEPATLGPLAGRAQQWRACGASDWVIKTVTASYRLQFSSTPPRFNGILQSQARGENAQVLQEEITSLRNKRAIRVVPPEKNQSGFYSRYFLVPKKGGGLRPILDLRALNRYTRQYSFRVLTHAALIRFVRPGGWFTSIDLRDAYFHIAIYPPHRKYLRFAFQGVTYEYLVLPFGHSLSPRVFVKCTEAAIAPLRLKGMRLATYIDDWLLATQSPQEAQAQTSVLISHLVSLGFTINVKKSVLVPTQSITFIGLCLDSVTFKARLSAERVEAFQACLALFRRGTMLKFRTCLRLLGLMASALVVVPLGRLHMRPVQRWVASLRLNPTCHGHRRVLISMACVSALRPWGRAYFLTTGVTMGSVLARKVLSTDASRAGWGAVYEGRSVNGTWSSHMQFVHINCLELQAVSLALKHFLPFLRGQHVLVRTDNTTVVAYINRQGGLRSPQMHTLAHRLTIWGNAHLLSLRATHVPGARNWGADLMSRGDPRYKDWKLNVMVVNQIWEKYGRAEVDLFASEENTQCPLFYSLTGRSAPMGLDALAYEWPRVLLYAFPPLELIIPTLARVREKGHALILIAPRWPGKYWLAEIVQLLCGQPWPLPLRRDLLTQAHGEIFHPHPERMALWAWPVKG; this is encoded by the exons ATGCAGTCAGAGGTTGAACCTACCCTAACCGAGGGCTCGGGGAAGCCTCCGACAAAGTTCTGCGCGTGCGGGAACAAAATGTCGGGAGCGGATAGCCACACCGCCTGCATTCGCTGCCTTGGGCTGGAACATGCCATGGCTGCCCTTGCATTCCCGCCTACCTGCGAGCATTGCACACTGTTTTCAAATAAAACCCGCAAACGCCGGCTGACTAAGCAGGCGAAGCTCAGCACAGATGATCCGGTGATGGGGGTAACCGACCCGCCACTACCGGAGCTAGCGGGAGGTTCCCGGGGGCTCTCCGCCCCACTGGGAACCAGCTGGGGATCAGAGGTGGACCTCACCGACGCTTCCCAGCCGCTGGAGTTGACTCAGCCCGACGCTTTCGAGGCTAGCCTGCTGGAAGGGCCAGAAGAAGCCGAGGGCGATCACTCCGAGTCGGGGGGGGAATCCATTAGCCTCGGCTCtgaggaggacgaggatgatGATTCCTTTTCCCCCCGCACCGCGTCGCCTATGGTGGTGGCGGGCGGTGCGTGCACCCCCTCCCCGAACCCGGCCGTGAGCATGGACCTACATGAGGCCTGCAAGAGGGCGGCTGTGCGGCTAAAGATCGAGTGGCCGGAGGCCCTGGTGGAGACCGCCACATCTCGCTACGAGGGCAAGCGACTCCCGAAGGCGAAGGCTTCAACCAGCCTGCTACTTCCGGCCTTTCCCGAGTGCCTGGAGGAAGCGACCCGGTCTTGGGGCAAGCCTCTCTCAGCCAAGATCCCCGTCCAGGGTGGATCGGGGTTGGATTGGGCCGGTATGGAGGAAAAGGGGTTCTCCCATCTTCCTCCGGTTGAACCACTGCTGGCGTCGCACCTCCACCCCACGCAGAAGTCCGCCATGACTTCAGCGAGCCCTACACTGCCGTCCAGAGCCGACTCCTTCCAGTCATCAATGACCGAGAAGGGCTACAAGGCGATGGCGACGACGGTGAAGGCGCTCAACGCGTCGTCGCTGCTGCTGGCCTACCAGGCTGAGCTGGAGCTCGACATGTCCTCGTCACCCACCCCAGCCCTTTGGGATGAACTGTGCGTGGTGACGGACCTGTGCCTGCGCCTTCACAGGAGCGCTGTCCAGGCGTCCGGAAGGGCCATGGCGCTGATGGTCGCTCAGGAGAGGGCGAGGTGGCTGAacctctccagtctctctctgagGGAGAAAACCCAACTCCTAGACGTGCCTGTGGACCCGAAAGGCCTGTTTGGCCCGGCGTATGATGTCATGCTGAAACGCTGGGAggaaaaaaagagggagggtgaggcgcTGCGACTGTGTCTTCCCAGAAGAGCGCCTTTCCCCGCCAACGCACCCGGCCAGGTGTTCACCCAGCCCCGCGCTCCTCCGCCGGCTTACCGCGGCCAGAAGCGTCAGCCCCACCCAACCCACAGGGCCGGCCGGGGCCAGAACAAGCCGCCGGAGCACAGTGGCGCGTGGGCGAGGAAGCCACCCGCGCCCGGGGTGGCGCCAG GGTTACAGAGGGCATGTTCCAAGCCCTGCAAAAGACGTGCAGAAGGCCATACAGCCTTCACAGTTCACGACGCGAAGGAGAGAAGGGTCGGACCTGCAGAGAGCTCGGTGGAGCCGCAGCAGTGTCTcgcagacacatgcatgtgtacaaGCACACACCAGTGCCCAACATCACACATGTGTCCCCCTTCCCCAAATCATTATTCATTAAAAATGTTTGCCAGCGCGCATCCAGGCTCCGAGCCGAGGGCGCAGCTGcttgtgaaaacaaaaaaaatgaaaaaaatgataaacataaaaaaggaaCAGAACGTAATAAGACGGTGCCTGGTGGGCGTGCGCTCCGGTGCGCAACCCACCACGCCCGTTCGGGCCGGCACGACAGCGGAACCAGCGACGCTGGGACCGCTGGCTGGCCGGGCTCAACAGTGGCGGGCATGTGGTGCGTCGGATTGGGTTATAAAAACTGTAACCGCCAGCTACAGGCTCCAATTTTCGTCCACTCCTCCCCGTTTCAACGGGATACTGCAGTCGCAGGCCCGTGGAGAGAATGCTCAGGTTCTACAGGAGGAAATCACCTCTCTAAGAAACAAAAGGGCAATTCGGGTAGTGCCACCGGAGAAAAACCAAAGCGGTTTTTACTCGAGGTACTTTCTAGTCccgaagaagggagggggcctCCGGCCGATATTAGATTTACGCGCTCTGAACAGATACACgagacagtacagtttcagggtGCTGACACACGCCGCTCTCATACGCTTCGTGCGCCCGGGAGGCTGGTTCACAAGCATAGATCTGAGGGACGCTTATTTCCATATCGCCATTTATCCCCCTCACAGGAAATATCTCAGGTTCGCCTTCCAGGGCGTAACGTACGAGTATTTGGTTCTCCCGTTCGGCCATTCGTTAAGTCCACGGGTGTTTGTGAAATGCACGGAGGCTGCCATCGCGCCCCTCAGGTTGAAGGGAATGCGTTTGGCAACATACATAGACGACTGGCTTCTAGCCACACAGTCGCCCCAGGAGGCTCAGGCGCAGACCAGCGTGCTCATATCGCACCTAGTGTCCCTGGGTTTCACAATAAACGTGAAAAAGAGTGTTTTGGTCCCTACTCAAAGCATAACGTTCATAGGCTTGTGCCTCGATTCAGTGACGTTCAAAGCACGTCTATCCGCGGAGAGAGTGGAAGCCTTTCAGGCTTGTCTGGCACTTTTTCGCAGGGGGACGATGTTGAAGTTCAGAACGTGCCTCAGACTATTGGGTCTGATGGCGTCGGCGCTGGTAGTAGTCCCACTTGGCCGCCTCCATATGAGGCCGGTTCAGCGATGGGTTGCATCACTCAGACTGAACCCGACGTGCCATGGCCATCGCCGGGTTTTGATCTCCATGGCGTGCGTCTCGGCGCTGCGCCCTTGGGGACGCGCGTACTTTCTGACTACAGGCGTTACCATGGGAAGTGTCCTGGCGAGGAAGGTCCTTTCAACGGATGCCTCTCGGGCGGGCTGGGGAGCCGTATACGAGGGCAGATCAGTAAATGGCACTTGGAGCTCACATATGCAGTTTGTTCACATAAACTGCCTGGAACTTCAGGCGGTGTCACTGGCGCTGAAACATTTTCTTCCCTTTCTGAGAGGGCAACATGTTCTAGTCAGGACGGACAACACCACGGTGGTGGCGTATATAAACCGTCAGGGGGGGCTGCGCTCCCCTCAAATGCACACGTTGGCACACAGACTGACCATTTGGGGCAACGCCCACCTGTTGTCGCTGAGAGCAACACACGTGCCGGGCGCGCGGAACTGGGGAGCAGATTTAATGTCCAGGGGCGACCCTCGCTACAAGGACTGGAAACTCAACGTCATGGTCGTGAACCAGATATGGGAGAAATACGGTCGAGCAGAGGTCGATCTCTTTGCATCAGAGGAGAACACTCAGTGCCCTCTGTTCTATTCCCTAACCGGTCGGAGCGCCCCAATGGGGCTGGATGCTTTGGCATACGAGTGGCCGCGCGTCCTCCTGTACGCTTTCCCCCCATTAGAACTGATCATTCCTACTCTCGCCAGGGTGCGAGAGAAGGGTCATGCGCTGATCCTTATAGCCCCCCGTTGGCCGGGGAAATATTGGTTGGCGGAAATAGTCCAGTTGCTGTGCGGCCAGCCTTGGCCTCTGCCTTTACGAAGGGACCTCCTGACGCAAGCGCATGGGGAAATCTTCCATCCTCATCCGGAGCGCATGGCTCTATGGGCCTGGCccgtgaaaggatga